ACGGTCTTCTCGGCCCGTTCCTGGCGGTGGTTCGCCCGGTCGCGGCGCTGGTGACCGGAATTTTCGGTGGCGGTCTCGTGCAGGCATTCAACAACGGGACCGGCGCCACCAGCCAGGGGCAGACGCTCGACAAGTCGGGCCCGAGCTGTTCCTCGTCCTGCTGTGACGAAGGAGCGGAGGAACGACCGACGATCATTCAGGCTGCGCATTACGGCCTTGTTGTTTTGCCGAGAGACATCGGCAAGGCGCTGATTCTTGGGGTGGCCGTCTCGGGGTTGATCGCTACATTCGTCGAGCCGCGGGCCTTGGAGTCGTACCTCGGAGGCGGCCTGCTGCCGATGCTGGCGGCGATGGCGATCGGGATTCCGCTTTACGTTTGCGCCACCGCATCGACCCCGATCGCCCTCGGCCTGATTCACGCCGGATTGTCGCCGGGAGCGGCACTCGTTTTCCTGATATCCGGTCCTGCAACCAACTCAGCCGCGTTGACCACTCTGTGGAAGGTGCTCGGCCGTCGCACGGCAATCCTCTACCTGGCGACGGTGGCGGTGGCTTCGCTGGTCACCGGGATGGCGGTCGACGGCTTGATCGGCACCGGTGCCCTGCCGGAATCCGCTCTCGTTCCGGCGGCAGCCTCGATGGCGGAGGCTGGAGCCCACGTACACGGTGAAATCGGGGGAGTGATGTCCTGGTTCGAGACCGCCTGTGCGCTGCTGCTGCTGGTGGTGCTGGTCAACGCCCTCCGACCTCGGCGACGTCCGGAAGGAGCCGAAGCGATGAATGAAGACCACGAGCAGATGCTGACACTCGATATCACCGGCATGCGGTGCAACGGGTGCGTGCAGAGTGTGCAGAGGGCCCTCTCGGAGATCGCCGGCGTCACTAATGCCGAAGTGAGACTGGATGAAGGCACAGCGCGGGTCCGTGGCAACGGTTTCTCGGTCAAGGAACTCATCGACGCGGTGACCTCGCTCGGCTTCGAAGCGAAAGCCTGACATTGGAGATTTTCCACCGGCAGGAGTAGTCTTTTCGGGATGCCCACGAGTGT
This genomic stretch from Acidobacteriota bacterium harbors:
- a CDS encoding permease, whose amino-acid sequence is GLLGPFLAVVRPVAALVTGIFGGGLVQAFNNGTGATSQGQTLDKSGPSCSSSCCDEGAEERPTIIQAAHYGLVVLPRDIGKALILGVAVSGLIATFVEPRALESYLGGGLLPMLAAMAIGIPLYVCATASTPIALGLIHAGLSPGAALVFLISGPATNSAALTTLWKVLGRRTAILYLATVAVASLVTGMAVDGLIGTGALPESALVPAAASMAEAGAHVHGEIGGVMSWFETACALLLLVVLVNALRPRRRPEGAEAMNEDHEQMLTLDITGMRCNGCVQSVQRALSEIAGVTNAEVRLDEGTARVRGNGFSVKELIDAVTSLGFEAKA